Within the Plesiomonas shigelloides genome, the region CGCCATTTGCGCCAGAGGAATACGAGCATTGTTCGCTGCCAGAGCAGCAGCGCGGAAGATGGTATCAACTTGTTCTTGAGAAAAGTTCGCAAACTCTTGTTGCGCCTTTTTCACACGTGCGACCAGCGCATCCAGTTCAGCAAGGTTAGTAACAGCCATGTTTATCTCCTGAATAAAGTGAAAACTTTTTATTAAGCGGTCGGTTGTGGTGCATCAATCCATTACACATCCATCACATTGCAGCGGTGTATCAGGCAACCCTTTTGCAGCAATGTTTCAGTATATGCGGGCTTGATAAATTTACATGGCTCTTGCCGTATCACACCCGTGAGGTAACGCGCTTAGTAAACTGTTTTCGGTCAGTAGAGCGAGGTTTACGTTATCGGATCAGGTTTACCTGATGGAGTGCTATGCGCTGTTTTAGCTTGCTGCTGCGCTGCAAAAACAGAATGTGATCAACACCGGATAACTGTAATTTAGTTTCGCCACACTGACCGTGTTCTTCCGTAAACTTACGACATTAGCATACGCATTTATTTGTCAGACTTGTGTGACTAAATTCACAAATTTCATCAGCTGACTCCTTTCAGCTTGGTCGTTTGATGCTCAAATGTGCACTGTGTGTTGTGGATTATGTAAACATACAGTATCAAAAATGCTATCGTTATGCATGGTGTTGGTGCGCAATAAAACACCATAACCGAAGGAAAACTAAGAGAATAAGACTACTTACACAGCATAGACTCAGTGATGTAATTTTATTAAATTAGAGCCGGAAGAATATCTTCTACAGGTATTAGCTGAGCAATTCCTTATTCCGTCTGTCTGCTTACTGGAGTTAAGCGTGGCCCATTTATTTGATGTTGCTATTTTTACTAAGTTTTTCATTGGGTTATTCGCTTTGGTAAACCCAGTCGGGATCTTGCCGGCGTTTATCAGCCTGACCAGTCACCAAAGTGAGGTGCTGCGTAATAAAACCAACCTGACGGCAACGGTGTCAGTGGCGGTGATTTTGTGGGTGGCGTTGTTTCTGGGGCAGGGGATCTTGCAGATCTTCGGTATTTCCTTGGAATCGTTCCGTATTGCCGGTGGTTTTCTGGTGATCACCATCGCGATGTCGATGATCAGCGGTAAGCTGGGTGAAGATAAGCAGAACAACCAGGAAAAATCAGAGTCAGCGCTGCGCGATAACGTGGGCGTTGTGCCGTTGGCGCTGCCATTGATGGCCGGTCCGGGTGCGATCAGCTCCACCATTGTATGGGGTACGCGCTATAACCAGTGGTACAACATGCTGGGTCTGAGTGTGGCGATCGCGCTGTTTGCCCTGATGTGTTGGGCGATTTTCCGCGCCGCGCCGTATATTGTCCGTCTGCTGGGGCAGACCGGTATTAACGTCATCACCCGTATTATGGGCTTGATGCTGATGGCGCTTGGGATTGAATTTATTGTGACCGGTATTCGCGCCTTGTTCCCAGGGCTAGCGTAATTGCGAGCGTACGTCTTTGAGTTGCGATTCCTTGCGCCTCCTCGCTTAAGTTCTATAGCCTAGCGGGTAGCATAAATAAAACGGCAGTGAAGTCTTTCACTGCCGTTTTTGTATCTGGGGTACCAAACGCGGGAGCGTGGTGGTTGAGCGTGCGCTGGTTTAGTCTGTAGGTCTGTGTTGTTGTTTTGTTTCTTGCTTCTTACATCGCGCTTTTTGTCCTTCTGCGTTATTTGGCTTGGCTTTTGCGCTGAACCGGCGATTTTCCCTCTTTTTTCTGCTGTATGCGGCTAATGCCTAAACCGGATTTGGGCCTGATCAACGTTGGCGTTTTTTTCTGCGTTCAGACTAAATTTTGTCTTATCGGTAATCGGCTATTGTGCTCCGGTTAAATAGCTGATATGAGTGTTATATGCGCGATTGATGTAATATTGTTCTGATAATTGGTTATAAAATAGACGCAAGGTCTGGCCAGACCTGCAGGATATTTCACTAACCAATTGATTAGTAAACTGTTCGCATAATTCACGGTGCTAATGTGTTTCTGGTGTGTAAAATATCGGTTACATATGTAGATAAAAGCTACCGCACAGAAAAGGTTATTTTTTCTGGTGAATTGTGCTAACAGGATGATACATAATCGGTGCGCAAATCAGCGATGGTTTCGGCCGTTCGCCGATTCCCGTAAAGGTACTGAAAATGACAGACAGGGCTTGCTCGGGGAAAAGTAAGAACATGACTTAAATCATGCACTTACTCAGGTTTCACCGGATAGTGAACACCTTAAATTAATAGCGGAGATTAAGAATGACTTATAACAAGAAAAAACTGGCAGTTACCATTGCAATGCTTGCCGGCGTGACAATGGGCCTTACCGGTTGTGATAACAACTCCTCTTCATCCAGCGCACCGGCCAGTGCAGCTGCTGACGCAAACAAAACCGATAAAGCGACACCAGCCAAAGTCGACCCGAATGCCAAGACCAAAAATGGTGATGTGCTGGCGGCGACTCAGACGCTGGTACGTGGTAACGGTGATGAGCCAGCCTCTTTGGATCCACACAAAGTGGAAGGGGTGCCGGAATCTAACATCATCCGTGATCTGCAAGAAGGGATCGTGAATCTGGACGGTAACGGTCAGGTGATCCCTGGTGTAGCAGAAAGCTGGGAAAACGAAGGCTTCAAACGTTGGGTGTTCCACCTGCGTAAAGATGCTAAGTGGTCTAACGGCCAGCCTGTGACGGCGGATGACTTTGTGTTTAGCTGGCGCCGTCTGGTTGATCCAAAAACCGGTTCTCCGTACGCCTCTTATCTCGAATATGCTCAGATTGAGAACGTCAGTGACGTTATCAATGGTAAAAAACCGCCAGAAACGCTGGGCGTGAAAGCACTGGATCCGTACACCTTGGAAGTGGTGCTGTCGAAGCCGGTGCCTTATTTTGTGAAGATGTTGTCGCACACCTCCACTAAGCCTGTGAACAAAGCGGTAGTTGAGCAGTTTGGTGATAAGTGGACTTCCCCAGCCAACTATGTCAGCAACGGTGCCTATAAGCTGAAAGATTGGGTCGTGAACGAGCGTATCGTACTGGAACGTAACCCGCAGTATTGGGATAACGCTAACGTCACTATCGATCAGGTGACTTATTTGCCAGTGAATGATGAAACGGATGTGAACCGTTATCGTGCTGGCGAAGTGGATATGACCTACAACTCGCTGCCAATTGAGATGTTCAAGAAGCTGCAGGCCGATATCCCACAAGAAGTGCATGTTGACCCGTATCTGTGCTCTTACTATTACGGCGTGAATACGGCCAAAGCGCCATTTGATGATGTGCGTGTGCGTAAAGCGCTGTCACTGGCGGTGGATCGTGACGTGATCGCCAAGCAGGTGATGGGCCAAGGCCAGATCCCTGCCTATATGTTTACCCCAGAAATCACCAACGGTTTTGACGGTAAAAACCCTGAGTGGGCAAACTGGACACAAGATCAGCGTAATCAGGAAGCTGCGAAATTGCTGACTGAAGCGGGCTTTGATAAGAGCAAGCCGCTGAAATTTACTCTGCTGTACAACACCTCCGAAAACCACAAGAAAGTGGCCGTGGCCATCACTTCAATGTGGAAGAAAAATCTGGGCGTGGATGTCGCACTGGAAAACCAAGAGTGGAAAACCTTCTTGGATAACCGCCGCTTGGGTAACTATGACGTGACTCGTGCAGGCTGGTGTGCCGACTATAACGACCCGACCGCCTTCCTGAACATTTTGCTGTCGAAGAGCAGCAACAATGACATGAAGTACAAGAGTGCCGAGTTTGATAGCACCATGGTGAAGACGCTGGAAGCGGCAACGGATGCGGAGCGCGCTGCGCTGTATCAAGCTGCTGAGGCGATTGCCGATACCGATGCGCCGTTGATCCCGCTGTACCACTACGTTAGCACCCGTTTGGTGAAGCCGTATGTGGGCGGTTATAGCGGTAACAACCCGCAGGATGAGATTTACAGTAAAGATCTCTATATCAAACAGCACTAAACCTATGTGCTGATGCCAGCCGCTCTTTTGCCGGGAGCGGCTTGGCAATCAGCGTCTGGGTTACAGGCACAAGAAAACCACACGTAAACGCAGGGAGCGCGTTAGTGCTCTCTACATAACCATAAACAGCGTTTACGCCGTGTGACAGGGAGGATGTGCGCAATGTTGAAGTTTATTTTTCGCCGGCTTTTGGAAGCCATTCCAACGCTGCTGGTTCTGATCACCGTTTCGTTTTTTATGATGCGTTTGGCACCGGGAAGTCCGTTTACCGGTGAACGCAGCCTGCCGCCGGAAGTTCTGGCCAATATCGAAGCTAAATACCACCTGAATGAGCCGTTATACAGTCAGTATTTCCGTTATCTCGGTCAGTTGGCACAGGGGGATTTTGGCCCATCGTTCAAGTACAAAGATTTTTCCGTTAATGATCTGGTGTCGCAAGCCTTTCCGGTATCGCTCGAGATCGGGATTTACGCCTTTATCTTGGCGCTGATTTTGGGGGTAACGGCAGGCGTGATTGCCGCGTTAAAGCAAAATACGGTGCTCGATTATACGGTGATGGGGTTTGCCATGACCGGTGTGGTGATCCCGAGTTTTGTGATTGCGCCGCTGCTGGTGTTGCTGTTCTCGTTGGGGCTGAAACTGTTACCGGCCGGGGGCTGGAATGACGGTAGCCTGATCAATATGGTACTGCCGGTTTCAGCGTTGGCGATTGCCTATACTGCCAGTATTGCGCGGATCACCCGCGGCTCGATGATTGAAGTACTGCACTCTAACTTCATCCGTACCGCGCGTGCCAAGGGCTTACCGCTGCGCCGTATTGTGCTGCGTCATGCACTCAAGCCCGCGATGTTGCCGGTCATTTCCTATTTAGGCCCCGCATTCGTCGGCATCATTACCGGTTCGATTGTGATTGAAACTATTTTCGGTCTGCCGGGGATTGGCCGTTTGTTCGTGAACGGTGCCCTGAACCGTGATTACTCGATGGTGCTTAGTCTGACCATTTTGGTTGGTACCCTGACTATCTTGT harbors:
- a CDS encoding YchE family NAAT transporter, which gives rise to MELSVAHLFDVAIFTKFFIGLFALVNPVGILPAFISLTSHQSEVLRNKTNLTATVSVAVILWVALFLGQGILQIFGISLESFRIAGGFLVITIAMSMISGKLGEDKQNNQEKSESALRDNVGVVPLALPLMAGPGAISSTIVWGTRYNQWYNMLGLSVAIALFALMCWAIFRAAPYIVRLLGQTGINVITRIMGLMLMALGIEFIVTGIRALFPGLA
- the oppB gene encoding oligopeptide ABC transporter permease OppB, whose product is MLKFIFRRLLEAIPTLLVLITVSFFMMRLAPGSPFTGERSLPPEVLANIEAKYHLNEPLYSQYFRYLGQLAQGDFGPSFKYKDFSVNDLVSQAFPVSLEIGIYAFILALILGVTAGVIAALKQNTVLDYTVMGFAMTGVVIPSFVIAPLLVLLFSLGLKLLPAGGWNDGSLINMVLPVSALAIAYTASIARITRGSMIEVLHSNFIRTARAKGLPLRRIVLRHALKPAMLPVISYLGPAFVGIITGSIVIETIFGLPGIGRLFVNGALNRDYSMVLSLTILVGTLTILFNAIVDILYAFIDPKIRY
- a CDS encoding ABC transporter substrate-binding protein — translated: MGLTGCDNNSSSSSAPASAAADANKTDKATPAKVDPNAKTKNGDVLAATQTLVRGNGDEPASLDPHKVEGVPESNIIRDLQEGIVNLDGNGQVIPGVAESWENEGFKRWVFHLRKDAKWSNGQPVTADDFVFSWRRLVDPKTGSPYASYLEYAQIENVSDVINGKKPPETLGVKALDPYTLEVVLSKPVPYFVKMLSHTSTKPVNKAVVEQFGDKWTSPANYVSNGAYKLKDWVVNERIVLERNPQYWDNANVTIDQVTYLPVNDETDVNRYRAGEVDMTYNSLPIEMFKKLQADIPQEVHVDPYLCSYYYGVNTAKAPFDDVRVRKALSLAVDRDVIAKQVMGQGQIPAYMFTPEITNGFDGKNPEWANWTQDQRNQEAAKLLTEAGFDKSKPLKFTLLYNTSENHKKVAVAITSMWKKNLGVDVALENQEWKTFLDNRRLGNYDVTRAGWCADYNDPTAFLNILLSKSSNNDMKYKSAEFDSTMVKTLEAATDAERAALYQAAEAIADTDAPLIPLYHYVSTRLVKPYVGGYSGNNPQDEIYSKDLYIKQH